From the genome of Parazoarcus communis, one region includes:
- the eutC gene encoding ethanolamine ammonia-lyase subunit EutC, translated as MASKDIDPRHDTAPERVAQDPWSGLRRYTAARLALGRSGASLPTREVLGFGLAHAQARDAVHLPLDLAALAKGLTERGLASVTVASQATDRAAYLLRPDLGRRLDPADAKRLAERQDAPFELLLVIADGLSSMAIERHALPLVDAICASQPEGWRPGPVVLARQARVALGDEIGAALRAPMVAVLVGERPGLSAPDSLGIYLTLGPRPGCMDAERNCISNVRPAGLAYPAAARKLWWLCQAGRQLGQTGVALKDNSDAAPLADPGTPDALTEPDA; from the coding sequence ATGGCATCGAAGGACATCGACCCGCGCCACGACACCGCACCCGAGCGCGTTGCTCAGGACCCATGGTCCGGGCTGCGCCGCTACACCGCCGCACGCCTCGCCCTCGGCCGGAGCGGCGCCAGCCTGCCCACGCGTGAAGTGCTCGGCTTCGGTCTTGCCCACGCCCAGGCCCGGGACGCTGTGCACCTCCCGCTCGACCTCGCCGCCCTGGCCAAAGGCCTTACGGAGCGCGGCCTCGCCTCGGTAACGGTCGCCAGCCAGGCGACGGACCGCGCGGCCTATCTGCTGCGCCCCGACCTCGGCCGCCGGCTCGATCCGGCCGACGCGAAACGGCTGGCCGAACGCCAGGATGCGCCCTTCGAGCTGCTGCTGGTCATCGCCGACGGACTATCCTCCATGGCCATCGAGCGCCATGCCCTGCCGCTGGTGGACGCCATCTGCGCAAGCCAGCCCGAGGGCTGGCGTCCCGGCCCAGTGGTCCTCGCCCGACAGGCGCGGGTGGCACTCGGCGACGAGATCGGTGCCGCCCTGCGCGCACCGATGGTCGCCGTACTGGTCGGCGAGCGCCCCGGGCTGAGCGCACCGGACAGCCTCGGCATCTACCTGACCCTGGGCCCACGCCCCGGATGCATGGATGCCGAACGCAACTGCATCTCGAACGTGCGCCCAGCGGGCCTCGCCTACCCGGCGGCCGCGCGCAAGCTGTGGTGGCTGTGTCAGGCCGGTCGCCAGCTCGGCCAGACTGGCGTAGCGCTGAAAGACAACAGCGACGCCGCCCCCCTCGCAGACCCCGGCACGCCCGACGCCCTGACCGAACCGGACGCCTGA
- a CDS encoding c-type cytochrome, whose protein sequence is MKALVAVVVAAGLLSVAPAFASADLAKAKNCMACHAVDKKLVGPAYKDVAAKYAGQKDAAAMLATKIQKGGVGAWGQIPMPPNPQVSAEEAATLVTWVLSQK, encoded by the coding sequence ATGAAGGCTCTTGTTGCTGTTGTGGTCGCTGCTGGTCTCCTTTCTGTCGCCCCGGCATTCGCTTCTGCAGATCTGGCGAAGGCCAAGAACTGCATGGCCTGTCATGCTGTGGACAAGAAACTGGTCGGTCCGGCTTACAAGGACGTGGCTGCCAAGTACGCTGGTCAGAAAGACGCCGCTGCCATGCTCGCGACCAAGATTCAGAAGGGTGGTGTAGGCGCCTGGGGTCAGATCCCGATGCCCCCCAACCCGCAAGTGTCGGCCGAAGAAGCCGCTACGCTGGTGACCTGGGTTCTGTCGCAGAAGTAA
- a CDS encoding ethanolamine ammonia-lyase subunit EutB, whose translation MAYRHTVAGHTWQFADLKALMAKASPLRSGDVLAGLAADTAVERMAARLCLAEVPLRRFLDEALIPYETDEITRLIIDRHDPAAFAPIAHLDVAGLRDWLLAESTDTEALTRVQAGLTPEMVAAVSKLMRNQDLILVAKKCRAITRFRNTIGLPGRMAVRLQPNHPTDDLRGIAASIVDGLLYGAGDAVIGINPASDSLPLLTHLNHMLDEVIATLDIPTQSCVLTHVTNTLGMIEGGAPVDLVFQSIAGTEQANSGFGIDLALLREAREAALSLGRGTVGENVMYFETGQGSALSANAHHGVDQQTCEARAYAVAREFKPLLTNTVVGFIGPEYLYDGKQIIRAGLEDHFCGKLLGVPLGCDVCYTNHAEADQDDMDTLLTLLGVAGVNFIMGVPGADDIMLNYQSTSFHDALYVREVLGLKRAPEFESWLAAAGLTDADGRLRPAVADPALLSTMQRLRLLP comes from the coding sequence ATGGCTTATCGACATACCGTTGCCGGCCACACCTGGCAGTTTGCCGACCTCAAGGCCCTGATGGCCAAGGCCAGCCCGCTGCGCTCGGGCGATGTGCTCGCCGGCCTGGCGGCCGACACCGCCGTCGAACGCATGGCCGCGCGCCTGTGCCTCGCCGAGGTGCCACTGCGCCGCTTCCTCGACGAGGCCCTGATCCCCTACGAGACGGACGAGATCACGCGGCTGATCATCGACCGCCACGACCCTGCCGCCTTCGCCCCCATCGCGCACCTCGATGTCGCCGGTCTGCGCGACTGGCTGCTGGCCGAATCCACCGACACCGAGGCACTGACCCGGGTACAGGCCGGGCTCACCCCGGAGATGGTGGCCGCCGTCAGCAAGCTCATGCGCAACCAGGACCTGATCCTGGTGGCGAAGAAATGCCGGGCGATCACGCGCTTTCGCAACACCATCGGCCTGCCCGGCCGGATGGCGGTGCGTCTGCAGCCCAATCATCCGACCGACGACCTGCGCGGCATCGCCGCGAGCATCGTCGACGGCCTGCTCTACGGCGCCGGCGACGCAGTGATCGGCATCAATCCGGCCAGCGACAGCCTGCCCCTGCTCACCCACCTCAACCACATGCTCGACGAGGTCATCGCCACCCTCGACATCCCCACTCAAAGCTGCGTGCTGACGCATGTGACCAACACGCTCGGGATGATCGAGGGCGGTGCGCCAGTGGACCTGGTGTTCCAGTCCATTGCCGGCACCGAACAGGCCAATTCCGGTTTCGGCATCGACCTGGCGCTCCTGCGCGAAGCGCGCGAAGCCGCACTGAGCCTCGGGCGTGGCACGGTGGGCGAGAACGTCATGTACTTCGAGACCGGCCAGGGCAGCGCCCTGTCTGCCAATGCCCATCACGGCGTCGACCAGCAGACGTGCGAGGCACGCGCCTACGCCGTGGCCCGCGAGTTCAAGCCTTTGCTGACCAACACCGTGGTCGGCTTCATTGGCCCGGAATACCTCTACGACGGCAAGCAGATCATCCGCGCCGGACTGGAGGATCATTTCTGCGGCAAGCTGCTGGGCGTGCCCCTGGGCTGCGACGTGTGCTACACCAACCATGCCGAGGCCGACCAGGACGACATGGACACCCTGCTGACCTTGCTGGGCGTAGCCGGAGTGAACTTCATCATGGGGGTGCCGGGCGCCGACGACATCATGCTCAACTACCAGAGCACGTCCTTTCACGATGCCCTCTACGTGCGCGAGGTGCTCGGCCTCAAGCGTGCTCCCGAGTTCGAAAGCTGGCTCGCCGCCGCGGGCCTGACCGACGCCGACGGCCGCTTGCGTCCGGCTGTGGCCGACCCAGCGCTGCTGAGCACCATGCAGCGTCTGCGCCTGCTGCCCTGA
- a CDS encoding putative bifunctional diguanylate cyclase/phosphodiesterase, with protein MVIPGEQPFYASIAGSQPDADVCRILVVDDDASLRRTLPLVLAREGRSFDECASIAEAIAALEHKHFDLILLDYRLPDATGLDLLDWLTSHEREEAVIVISGEDAIDAAIGALRGGADDYVRKPYHVAQLQRAVDSTLHKTTLERANRTMSQRLRASERLHRFLVESSPDMIFTLDPEGRFSYINPRVRQMLGYERAALMRRPFSTLVVAEDVDRINSLMFARGNTPGESFNIELRLRRNRETLVEGGSESATVSLTGIPMPGSGGRTSNGLYGVARDISERKRAEEIITFQAYHDQLTRLPNRVLFKDRLELAIAQAQRRTGALAVMFIDVDRFKLVNDTFGHAEGDALLRGIAARLSTTLRRGDTLARLGGDEFTVLLPDINHPEDAEIIARKILDALAPPFRLDHGDFRATVSIGISLFPRDGDTAEDLTRHADIAMYQVKRSGKNAFRFFDPELNTHYRERIALENDLRLALERSEFELYYQPQVSMKAARVVGMEALLRWNHPAHGRIGPATFIPVAEEMGLIGDISHWVLEEACAQLARWRADGFEDLRMSLNLSPHDFSRTDIVDMVTECVSRNQLPPAQVELEITESMMMQDTAGVATKVKAMREAGLSVAIDDFGTGYSALAYLQKFPVSTLKIDRSFVRDLDGPSTNPIISAITGIARGFGLHLIAEGVEHAEQAETLRILGCDVMQGYLFARPGTAAQATGWLEAVPQPDLLRRPA; from the coding sequence ATGGTCATACCGGGAGAACAGCCCTTCTACGCGAGTATTGCCGGGTCGCAACCGGACGCAGATGTCTGCCGCATCCTCGTCGTTGATGACGATGCGTCCCTGCGCCGTACGTTGCCGCTTGTGCTCGCCCGCGAGGGACGCTCCTTCGACGAGTGCGCCAGCATCGCCGAAGCGATTGCTGCGCTTGAGCATAAGCACTTCGACCTGATCCTGCTCGACTACCGTCTGCCCGACGCCACCGGCCTCGACCTGCTCGACTGGCTGACCAGCCATGAGCGCGAAGAAGCCGTCATCGTCATCAGTGGCGAAGACGCCATCGATGCCGCCATCGGCGCCTTGCGCGGCGGCGCCGACGACTACGTGCGCAAGCCCTATCATGTCGCCCAGTTGCAGCGTGCGGTCGACAGCACCCTGCACAAGACCACGCTGGAACGGGCCAACCGGACCATGAGCCAGCGCCTGCGGGCATCGGAACGCCTGCATCGCTTTCTGGTCGAGAGCTCGCCCGACATGATTTTCACCCTCGACCCCGAGGGCCGCTTCAGCTACATCAACCCGCGCGTGCGCCAGATGCTCGGCTACGAGCGGGCCGCGCTGATGCGACGTCCCTTCTCCACCCTGGTCGTGGCGGAAGACGTCGATCGCATCAACAGCCTTATGTTTGCACGCGGCAACACCCCGGGCGAAAGCTTCAACATCGAACTGCGCCTGCGGCGAAATCGCGAAACGTTGGTGGAAGGCGGATCGGAAAGCGCCACAGTGTCGCTCACCGGCATTCCGATGCCCGGCAGTGGCGGTCGCACCTCGAACGGCCTTTACGGCGTGGCGCGCGACATCTCGGAGCGCAAGCGAGCCGAAGAGATCATTACCTTTCAGGCCTACCACGATCAGCTGACCCGGTTGCCCAACCGGGTACTGTTCAAGGACAGGCTGGAGCTTGCGATTGCTCAGGCACAGCGTCGCACCGGCGCACTGGCGGTGATGTTCATCGACGTCGACCGCTTCAAGCTGGTGAACGACACGTTCGGGCATGCTGAGGGCGATGCCCTGCTGCGCGGCATTGCCGCCCGCCTGTCGACGACGCTGCGGCGCGGCGACACCCTCGCCCGCCTCGGCGGCGACGAATTCACCGTCCTGCTTCCCGACATCAACCACCCGGAAGATGCGGAGATCATTGCGCGCAAGATCCTCGATGCGCTGGCTCCGCCCTTCCGCCTCGACCACGGCGACTTCCGGGCCACGGTCAGCATCGGCATTTCGCTTTTCCCGCGCGACGGTGACACCGCCGAAGACCTGACCCGGCACGCCGATATCGCGATGTACCAGGTGAAGCGTTCGGGCAAGAACGCATTTCGCTTCTTCGACCCCGAGCTCAACACGCACTACCGGGAACGCATTGCTCTCGAAAACGACCTCCGGCTTGCGCTCGAGCGCTCGGAGTTCGAGCTGTACTACCAGCCCCAGGTCAGCATGAAGGCCGCCCGTGTGGTCGGCATGGAGGCGCTGCTGCGCTGGAACCACCCTGCCCACGGGCGGATCGGACCGGCCACTTTCATACCGGTGGCCGAAGAGATGGGGTTGATCGGCGACATCAGCCACTGGGTGCTCGAAGAGGCCTGCGCGCAGCTGGCACGTTGGCGTGCTGACGGCTTTGAGGACCTGCGCATGTCGCTCAACCTCTCACCTCACGATTTCAGCCGCACGGACATCGTGGACATGGTCACCGAGTGCGTGAGCCGCAATCAGCTGCCGCCGGCACAGGTCGAGCTCGAAATCACCGAAAGCATGATGATGCAGGACACGGCCGGGGTCGCGACCAAGGTCAAGGCAATGCGCGAAGCCGGTCTGAGCGTGGCAATCGACGACTTCGGCACGGGCTATTCGGCGCTGGCCTACCTGCAGAAGTTTCCGGTCAGCACGCTCAAGATCGATCGCAGTTTCGTGCGTGACCTCGACGGCCCATCGACCAATCCGATCATTTCGGCCATCACGGGCATTGCGCGCGGATTCGGGCTCCATCTGATCGCCGAAGGCGTGGAACATGCCGAACAGGCGGAAACCCTGCGCATCCTCGGCTGCGACGTCATGCAGGGCTATCTGTTTGCACGCCCCGGTACTGCGGCACAGGCGACGGGCTGGCTGGAGGCCGTGCCTCAGCCCGATCTTCTGCGCCGGCCCGCATGA
- the ureE gene encoding urease accessory protein UreE, whose protein sequence is MLLIESLYTGVRAATETLELDFGYRTKSRLRAKLRSGEEVGLFLPRGTILRGGQKLHAQDGRIVEVVAAPESLLEVRCADAFELARAAYHLGNRHVAVELGEGWLRIQADHVLEGMLVGLGAEVSSISAPFEPEAGAYAHGHQHPGDGSGARIHMMSAK, encoded by the coding sequence ATGCTGCTGATTGAATCGCTTTACACCGGCGTACGCGCCGCGACGGAAACCCTGGAACTCGATTTTGGCTACCGCACCAAGAGCCGCTTGCGCGCCAAACTGAGATCGGGCGAGGAAGTCGGTCTGTTCCTCCCCCGCGGCACCATCCTGCGCGGCGGTCAGAAACTCCACGCCCAGGACGGACGGATCGTCGAAGTCGTGGCTGCGCCGGAATCCCTGCTCGAGGTGCGCTGCGCCGATGCCTTCGAGCTCGCACGCGCGGCCTACCACCTCGGCAACCGTCATGTCGCCGTCGAACTCGGCGAGGGCTGGCTGCGGATTCAGGCCGATCACGTGCTCGAAGGCATGCTGGTCGGGCTGGGCGCGGAAGTGTCGTCGATCTCGGCGCCCTTCGAGCCCGAGGCCGGTGCCTATGCCCATGGTCACCAGCATCCGGGTGACGGCAGTGGCGCGCGCATCCACATGATGAGTGCCAAGTGA
- a CDS encoding high-potential iron-sulfur protein, whose translation MSDSINQTRRTFMKASGAVVAMIPVVAFAAKNDAMRTSMKYVDKSTDAAKVCSGCMHFVPGSPLGGCKLFAGDTEVNPNGTCVAWAKKP comes from the coding sequence ATGTCTGACAGCATCAACCAAACCCGTCGCACGTTCATGAAGGCCAGCGGCGCAGTCGTGGCCATGATTCCGGTCGTTGCTTTCGCAGCCAAGAACGACGCAATGCGCACCAGCATGAAGTACGTCGACAAGTCGACCGACGCGGCCAAGGTTTGCTCGGGCTGCATGCACTTCGTACCCGGCTCTCCGCTGGGCGGCTGTAAGCTGTTCGCGGGCGACACGGAAGTGAACCCGAACGGCACCTGTGTTGCCTGGGCCAAGAAGCCCTGA
- the ureG gene encoding urease accessory protein UreG: protein MTTPASQALRVGIGGPVGSGKTALTLALCQALRDKYNIAVVTNDIYTAEDAQFLVRNEALAADRIIGVETGGCPHTAIREDASINLEAVDRLNRSFPGLEIIFVESGGDNLAATFSPELSDLTLYVIDVSAGDKIPRKGGPGITKSDLLVINKIDLAPLVGASLEVMDRDARKMRGERPFIFSNLKTGQGLAEIIDFVERQGLLRTMEA from the coding sequence ATGACTACTCCTGCATCCCAGGCACTTCGTGTCGGCATCGGCGGCCCCGTCGGTTCCGGCAAGACCGCGCTCACGCTCGCCCTGTGTCAGGCCTTGCGTGACAAGTACAACATCGCCGTGGTCACCAACGACATCTACACGGCGGAAGACGCCCAGTTTCTGGTGCGCAACGAGGCGCTGGCGGCAGATCGCATCATCGGCGTCGAAACCGGCGGCTGCCCGCACACCGCCATCCGCGAGGATGCCTCGATCAACCTCGAAGCGGTCGATCGCCTCAACCGCAGCTTTCCGGGGCTGGAGATCATCTTCGTCGAGTCTGGCGGCGACAACCTTGCTGCCACCTTTTCGCCTGAACTGTCGGATCTGACGCTCTACGTCATCGACGTTTCGGCAGGCGACAAAATCCCGCGCAAGGGCGGGCCCGGCATTACCAAGAGCGATCTGCTGGTGATCAACAAGATCGATCTCGCACCGCTGGTCGGTGCCTCGCTCGAGGTCATGGACCGCGATGCGCGCAAGATGCGTGGCGAGCGGCCCTTTATCTTCTCCAATCTGAAGACGGGCCAGGGCCTGGCCGAGATCATCGACTTCGTCGAGCGCCAGGGGCTGTTGCGCACAATGGAGGCCTGA
- a CDS encoding urease accessory protein UreF codes for MTLPVSGAAVGGGLLPLVRLLQLASPALPVGAYTYSQGLEWAVECGRVKTEADTQRWIGDLLEWSVARFEAPLVACLLEAWAQGDDDTVRRLNDDFVASRETSELRAETVQMGYSLVRMLVELDAWSSLPGWRARLQTLDTPAFPTAWTAAAAAWKVPVADALAAYLWAWLENQVMAAVKTVPLGQSAGQRMLAVLGGRIPDLVPLAITLPEDDWSNYTPGLALASSHHETQYSRLFRS; via the coding sequence GTGACGCTGCCCGTATCCGGTGCGGCGGTCGGGGGTGGGCTGCTGCCGCTGGTGCGTCTGCTTCAGCTGGCCAGCCCGGCACTGCCGGTCGGCGCCTACACCTACTCGCAGGGGCTGGAGTGGGCGGTCGAATGCGGCCGGGTCAAGACCGAGGCCGACACCCAGCGCTGGATCGGCGACCTGCTCGAATGGAGCGTGGCGCGCTTCGAGGCGCCGCTGGTGGCGTGTCTGCTCGAGGCCTGGGCGCAGGGCGACGATGACACGGTGCGACGCCTCAACGACGATTTCGTCGCCAGTCGCGAGACCTCGGAGCTGCGTGCCGAAACCGTGCAGATGGGCTACTCGCTGGTCCGCATGCTGGTCGAGCTCGACGCCTGGTCCTCACTGCCCGGCTGGCGGGCGCGGCTGCAGACGCTCGATACCCCTGCGTTTCCGACGGCATGGACCGCTGCTGCCGCGGCCTGGAAGGTGCCGGTGGCCGATGCGCTCGCCGCCTACCTGTGGGCATGGCTGGAGAATCAGGTGATGGCCGCGGTCAAGACCGTGCCGCTCGGCCAGAGCGCGGGGCAGCGCATGCTGGCAGTGCTCGGCGGGCGCATTCCCGATCTGGTGCCCCTTGCGATCACGCTCCCGGAAGACGACTGGAGCAACTACACCCCCGGCCTGGCGCTTGCCAGCAGCCACCACGAAACGCAGTATTCACGGCTCTTCAGAAGCTGA
- a CDS encoding sensor histidine kinase, producing the protein MTQALPGPSSLHPLPESGATVLRLLAANSPNWPEVALVAARDPALCLLLLSSAPLARDELEQGLNTALRHRLETLGPDLLRAWLLSQGYADMSTGSVQALVVAECALHLALETHYPRPDEAYLGGLWHTLFARPREACATPGVLQPDSGRQHLARLVRNCGLPGTLADALELGDLLDEQLRGAHPLVGLLAAAHRLAGDGWEERIPRIESLTGLPSTSLISLRSDVGYIVAGHAAYPAPPGNATTLVANRGLPALMEDEPFRAAALHGLIVAGFTELDLDATAARLAIACPLLGRCEMPIVLIPNEKGVLLPLLKAAEGSVAAWLQELSLREDDEASCISLALRSGERTSCFPASNAPGRSMADWHLVRWLGQRGFCCQPLLLGPLRGVALIGLAHEQALSGAAHWMIGELLSAAARNILSAQRQHAAVAARESELHARFREHVRRIAHEATNPLTVIKSRLSLLVQSHADDSSLQEDMSLLNAELDRIGNLLRSAGNLPQEGAEAPSCRIVDLLHEMRALYADTLFAQRDIQFELRAVAGTPSVAMPASALKQVLLNLLRNASEALQPGSRLSLSFAGQIIADGRACAELRLIDNGPGLPPERAANLFAPATSQKGGQHQGVGLSIVREILTKWHASILCRSQPGSGTSFQIFIPLEHSA; encoded by the coding sequence ATGACCCAGGCTTTGCCCGGACCGTCCAGCCTGCACCCCCTGCCGGAAAGCGGCGCGACCGTGCTGCGCCTGCTCGCAGCCAACTCGCCGAACTGGCCCGAGGTGGCGCTGGTGGCTGCGCGCGACCCGGCCCTGTGTCTGCTGCTGCTGTCGTCCGCACCGCTGGCGCGGGATGAGCTCGAACAAGGGCTCAATACCGCGCTGCGGCACCGGCTTGAAACCCTTGGGCCGGACCTGCTGCGTGCCTGGCTGCTGAGCCAGGGCTACGCCGATATGAGCACGGGCAGTGTGCAGGCGCTGGTGGTGGCTGAATGTGCGCTCCATCTTGCGCTCGAAACCCACTACCCCAGGCCTGACGAAGCCTATCTGGGCGGACTGTGGCACACGCTCTTTGCCCGCCCGCGCGAAGCGTGCGCCACGCCCGGTGTGCTGCAGCCCGATAGCGGCCGCCAGCATCTTGCCCGGCTCGTCCGCAACTGCGGCCTGCCCGGCACCCTCGCCGATGCGCTCGAACTTGGCGACCTGCTCGACGAACAATTGCGCGGCGCCCACCCGCTCGTCGGCCTGCTAGCAGCCGCTCATCGCCTCGCCGGCGACGGATGGGAGGAACGCATCCCCCGGATCGAATCCCTGACCGGGTTGCCATCGACAAGCCTCATCAGCCTGCGCTCGGACGTCGGCTACATCGTCGCCGGCCACGCCGCCTATCCGGCCCCGCCGGGCAACGCCACGACGCTGGTCGCGAACAGGGGGCTGCCTGCACTGATGGAGGACGAACCGTTTCGGGCCGCCGCCCTGCATGGCCTGATCGTTGCCGGGTTTACGGAGCTCGACCTGGACGCCACCGCCGCGCGGCTGGCAATTGCATGCCCCCTGCTCGGCCGCTGTGAAATGCCCATCGTGCTGATTCCCAACGAGAAGGGCGTGCTGCTGCCGCTTCTCAAGGCCGCAGAGGGCTCGGTCGCTGCTTGGCTGCAGGAGCTGTCGCTGCGCGAAGACGATGAAGCCAGCTGCATTTCACTTGCACTGCGCAGCGGCGAGCGCACCAGCTGCTTTCCCGCCAGCAATGCCCCCGGACGCAGCATGGCCGACTGGCATCTGGTGCGCTGGCTCGGGCAGCGCGGCTTCTGCTGTCAGCCCTTGCTCCTCGGGCCGCTGCGCGGCGTGGCACTGATTGGCCTGGCGCACGAACAGGCGCTGAGCGGCGCGGCACACTGGATGATCGGCGAGCTGCTCTCTGCTGCCGCCCGCAACATCCTCTCCGCCCAACGCCAGCATGCTGCCGTAGCCGCCCGCGAATCCGAACTGCATGCGCGCTTCCGTGAGCACGTTCGTCGCATTGCCCACGAAGCCACCAACCCGCTGACCGTGATCAAGAGCCGGCTCAGCCTGCTCGTTCAGAGCCATGCAGACGACAGTTCGCTGCAGGAGGACATGAGCCTGCTCAACGCCGAGCTCGATCGCATCGGCAATCTGCTGCGTTCGGCGGGCAACCTGCCACAAGAGGGCGCCGAGGCTCCAAGCTGCCGCATCGTCGATCTGCTGCATGAAATGCGGGCGCTGTACGCCGACACGCTGTTCGCGCAGCGCGACATACAGTTCGAGCTTCGCGCCGTGGCCGGCACGCCCAGCGTCGCAATGCCGGCCTCCGCACTGAAGCAGGTGCTGCTCAACCTGCTGCGCAACGCGTCCGAAGCCTTGCAGCCGGGTAGTCGCCTGTCGCTTTCATTCGCAGGGCAGATCATCGCCGACGGTCGCGCCTGCGCCGAACTGCGCCTGATCGACAACGGCCCCGGGCTTCCGCCCGAGCGTGCCGCCAATCTGTTCGCCCCGGCGACCAGTCAGAAAGGGGGACAGCACCAGGGCGTGGGCCTCTCGATCGTGCGCGAAATCCTGACGAAATGGCACGCGTCCATACTGTGCCGGAGCCAGCCAGGCAGCGGGACCAGTTTCCAGATCTTCATCCCACTGGAACATTCCGCCTGA
- the ureC gene encoding urease subunit alpha, which yields MAKITRRAYAEMFGPTVGDRVRLADTGLILEVEQDHTIYGEEVKFGGGKVIRDGMGQGQQLSAEVADTIITNALIVDAVTGIVKADVGLKDGKIWKIGKGGNPDIQPGVTIPVGAGTEVIAGEGMILTAGGIDSHIHWICPQQIEEALMSGVTTMLGGGTGPATGTYATTCTPGPWHIHRMLEAAEAFPMNLGFFGKGNASLPGPLNEQVEAGVIGLKLHEDWGTTPAAIDNCLNVAEQHDVQVAIHTDTLNESGFVETTLAAFKGRTIHTFHTEGAGGGHAPDIIKAVGSPNVLPSSTNPTRPFTVNTIDEHLDMLMVCHHLDPAIAEDVAFAESRIRRETIAAEDILHDTGAFSMMSSDSQAMGRVGEVIIRTWQTAHKMKVQRGALPEDGERGDGKADNFRIRRYIAKYTINPAITHGISHVVGSIEPGKLADLVLWRPAFFGVKPSLILKGGMIAAAAMGDPNASIPTPQPVHYRPMFGSFGKALKTSVTFVSQAALSNPAVVALGLTKPLVAVKGCRGVQKSDMVLNGAMPTIDVDPETYIVRADGELLTCEPATELPMAQRYFLF from the coding sequence ATGGCAAAGATTACACGCCGCGCCTATGCGGAAATGTTCGGCCCCACGGTGGGAGACCGCGTGCGACTGGCCGACACCGGGCTGATTCTCGAAGTCGAACAGGACCACACCATCTACGGTGAAGAGGTGAAGTTCGGCGGCGGCAAGGTCATCCGCGACGGCATGGGTCAGGGGCAGCAGCTCTCGGCCGAAGTGGCTGATACCATCATCACCAATGCGCTGATCGTTGATGCCGTCACCGGCATCGTCAAGGCAGACGTCGGCCTCAAGGACGGCAAGATCTGGAAGATCGGCAAGGGCGGCAATCCGGACATCCAGCCCGGCGTCACCATCCCGGTCGGTGCGGGTACCGAGGTCATTGCCGGCGAGGGCATGATCCTCACCGCCGGGGGCATCGACAGCCACATCCACTGGATCTGCCCGCAGCAGATCGAGGAGGCGCTGATGTCGGGCGTCACCACCATGCTCGGCGGCGGCACCGGGCCGGCGACCGGCACTTACGCCACCACCTGCACGCCAGGACCGTGGCACATCCATCGCATGCTCGAAGCGGCCGAAGCCTTTCCGATGAACCTCGGCTTCTTCGGTAAGGGCAACGCCAGCCTGCCGGGGCCGCTCAACGAGCAGGTCGAGGCCGGCGTGATCGGCCTCAAGCTGCACGAGGACTGGGGCACCACACCGGCGGCGATCGACAACTGTCTGAATGTGGCCGAGCAGCACGACGTGCAGGTCGCGATCCACACCGACACCCTGAACGAATCCGGCTTCGTCGAAACCACGCTGGCCGCGTTCAAGGGCCGCACCATCCACACCTTCCACACCGAAGGTGCGGGCGGTGGTCACGCGCCGGACATCATCAAGGCGGTGGGCTCGCCGAACGTGCTGCCGTCCTCGACCAATCCGACGCGGCCGTTCACGGTCAACACCATCGACGAGCATCTCGACATGCTGATGGTGTGCCACCACCTCGATCCGGCGATTGCCGAGGACGTGGCCTTTGCCGAATCGCGCATCCGGCGCGAGACGATTGCGGCGGAAGACATTCTGCACGACACCGGCGCCTTCTCCATGATGTCGTCCGACTCGCAGGCGATGGGGCGGGTCGGCGAGGTCATCATCCGCACCTGGCAGACCGCGCACAAAATGAAGGTGCAGCGCGGCGCACTGCCCGAGGATGGCGAGCGTGGCGACGGCAAGGCGGACAACTTCCGCATCCGGCGCTACATCGCCAAGTACACCATCAACCCGGCGATCACCCACGGCATCTCGCACGTCGTGGGCTCGATCGAGCCCGGCAAGCTGGCCGACCTGGTGCTGTGGCGGCCGGCCTTCTTCGGCGTCAAGCCCAGCCTGATCCTGAAGGGCGGCATGATCGCGGCGGCGGCGATGGGCGATCCCAACGCGTCGATCCCCACGCCGCAGCCGGTGCATTACCGGCCGATGTTCGGCAGTTTCGGCAAGGCGCTCAAGACCTCGGTGACCTTCGTCTCGCAGGCCGCGCTGTCCAACCCGGCGGTCGTTGCGCTTGGTCTGACGAAGCCGCTGGTCGCGGTGAAGGGGTGCCGCGGCGTGCAGAAGTCCGACATGGTGCTCAACGGTGCGATGCCGACCATTGACGTCGATCCCGAAACCTATATCGTGCGCGCCGATGGCGAACTGCTCACGTGCGAACCCGCGACCGAACTGCCGATGGCGCAGCGCTATTTTCTGTTCTGA